In one window of Macadamia integrifolia cultivar HAES 741 chromosome 2, SCU_Mint_v3, whole genome shotgun sequence DNA:
- the LOC122057937 gene encoding beta-1,6-galactosyltransferase GALT29A-like isoform X2, whose translation MRVSNSALLQFAAIDLNEANEKRDIEQLLEGNFNRPGRHRSNHFDLPTRSSTGRLPFQLRSPKYYRIWLHFRKSLRDWSRHKRFQPDIMLDLIDLVKRPIDQHYGLPSSNGRYASCAVVGNSGILLKVEYGDLIDSHEIVIRLNNARTEGFQRNVGSKTNISFVNSNILHLCARREGCFCHPYGEKVPIVMYICQAVHLIDYTICNSSHKAPLLITDARFDLLCARIVKYYSAKHFVEEMGKPLDEWASAHDSHLFHYSSGMQAIMLALGICDRISIFGFGKSAQAKHHYHTNQKAELHLHDYEAEYAFYHDLIQRPEVIPFLSDKLKVPSVVIYH comes from the coding sequence ATGCGGGTATCGAATTCAGCTCTGCTTCAGTTTGCAGCAATCGATCTTAATGAGGCAAACGAAAAGAGAGATATTGAACAGTTGCTTGAAGGGAACTTTAATAGACCAGGTCGGCACCGTTCCAATCACTTTGACCTTCCGACGAGATCCTCTACTGGTAGACTACCATTCCAGCTCCGATCTCCCAAGTACTATAGAATTTGGTTGCATTTCCGTAAATCCCTACGTGACTGGTCACGGCATAAAAGGTTCCAACCAGATATCATGTTGGACTTGATCGATCTTGTCAAACGTCCTATTGATCAACATTATGGACTGCCTAGCTCCAATGGCCGATATGCTTCTTGTGCAGTTGTGGGGAACAGTGGGATTTTGCTTAAGGTTGAGTATGGAGATCTGATAGACAGCCACGAGATTGTGATCAGATTGAACAATGCCAGGACTGAAGGGTTTCAAAGGAATGTAGGATCCAAAACAAATATCTCCTTTGTGAACAGCAATATCCTGCATCTATGTGCTCGTAGAGAAGGCTGCTTCTGCCATCCCTATGGGGAAAAGGTTCCTATTGTTATGTACATTTGCCAGGCTGTGCATCTCATCGATTACACAATCTGCAACTCTTCTCACAAAGCTCCTTTGCTAATTACAGATGCTCGGTTTGATCTCTTGTGTGCTAGGATTGTGAAGTATTATTCTGCGAAACATTTTGTAGAGGAGATGGGGAAGCCTCTGGATGAATGGGCATCTGCCCATGATTCTCACTTGTTCCATTATTCTTCTGGTATGCAAGCTATCATGCTAGCATTAGGAATTTGTGATAGAATTAGTATCTTTGGATTTGGAAAGTCAGCACAAGCGAAGCACCATTATCATACCAATCAGAAGGCAGAACTTCATTTACATGATTATGAGGCAGAATATGCGTTTTACCACGATTTGATCCAGAGACCAGAGGTAATACCATTCCTCTCAGACAAGCTCAAGGTTCCTTCTGTGGTCATATATCATTAA
- the LOC122064694 gene encoding PR5-like receptor kinase, with product YTYSDIKKMTNSFKDKLGGGGYGDVFKGKLLDGRLVVVKILNDSKGNGEEFINEVASISRTSHVNIVALLGYCFEGIRRALVYEFMPNGSLDNYRIMVLEMVGGRKNVKVSVDHTSEIYFPHWIYKNFQQDQELELEGITTKAEEEIVRKMTLVGLWCIQIDPSHRRSVSKVVEMLEGSITSLQISPKPYLYSPSRLPLADCSGITTLENSSIT from the exons TACACTTATTCAGATATCAAGAAAATGACTAACTCCTTCAAAGATAAACTAGGTGGAGGAGGATATGGTGATGTGTTCAaaggaaaattacttgatggtCGTTTGGTGGTAGTGAAGATCCTCAATGACTCCAAAGGAAATGGAGAGGAATTCATCAATGAAGTTGCAAGCATTAGTAGGACTTCCCATGTTAATATTGTCGCTCTTCTTGGTTATTGTTTTGAGGGGATCAGAAGAGCTCTTGTATATGAATTCATGCCCAATGGATCTCTCGATAA TTACAGGATTATGGTTTTGGAAATGGTtggaggaagaaagaatgtGAAAGTGTCAGTGGATCATACAAGTGAAATATATTTCCCACATTGGATCTATAAGAATTTCCAACAAGATCAAGAGCTAGAACTAGAAGGGATCACCACtaaagcagaagaagaaattgtTAGGAAAATGACTTTGGTAGGGCTATGGTGCATCCAAATTGATCCTTCACATCGGCGTTCGGTGAGTAAAGTTGTTGAAATGTTAGAGGGAAGCATTACTTCATTGCAGATCTCTCCAAAGCCTTACTTATATTCTCCTTCTAGATTGCCACTGGCAGATTGTTCTGGTATTACTACCTTGGAAAATTCTTCGATAACATAA
- the LOC122057937 gene encoding beta-1,6-galactosyltransferase GALT29A-like isoform X1, whose product MRISPENGEISFPRRLFKSFCFFAPSLAVIFDRFADISTTTAATISTTTMKRPFRPLFSLLPLIVIVSTFSSRTVVRRSFSFLRVSLEQPMRVSNSALLQFAAIDLNEANEKRDIEQLLEGNFNRPGRHRSNHFDLPTRSSTGRLPFQLRSPKYYRIWLHFRKSLRDWSRHKRFQPDIMLDLIDLVKRPIDQHYGLPSSNGRYASCAVVGNSGILLKVEYGDLIDSHEIVIRLNNARTEGFQRNVGSKTNISFVNSNILHLCARREGCFCHPYGEKVPIVMYICQAVHLIDYTICNSSHKAPLLITDARFDLLCARIVKYYSAKHFVEEMGKPLDEWASAHDSHLFHYSSGMQAIMLALGICDRISIFGFGKSAQAKHHYHTNQKAELHLHDYEAEYAFYHDLIQRPEVIPFLSDKLKVPSVVIYH is encoded by the coding sequence ATGAGAATATCTCCAGAAAATGGTGAGATTTCCTTTCCCAGGCGTCTTTTTAAGAGCTTTTGCTTTTTCGCACCAAGTTTAGCGGTGATCTTCGATCGATTTGCCGATATCTCCACTACAACAGCTGCTACTATCTCTACTACTACAATGAAAAGGCCTTTTCGCCCTCTCTTCAGTCTCCTGCCTCTTATTGTGATTGTTTCCACCTTTAGCTCCAGAACTGTGGTTCGCCGGAGCTTCAGCTTCCTTCGGGTATCGCTGGAACAACCAATGCGGGTATCGAATTCAGCTCTGCTTCAGTTTGCAGCAATCGATCTTAATGAGGCAAACGAAAAGAGAGATATTGAACAGTTGCTTGAAGGGAACTTTAATAGACCAGGTCGGCACCGTTCCAATCACTTTGACCTTCCGACGAGATCCTCTACTGGTAGACTACCATTCCAGCTCCGATCTCCCAAGTACTATAGAATTTGGTTGCATTTCCGTAAATCCCTACGTGACTGGTCACGGCATAAAAGGTTCCAACCAGATATCATGTTGGACTTGATCGATCTTGTCAAACGTCCTATTGATCAACATTATGGACTGCCTAGCTCCAATGGCCGATATGCTTCTTGTGCAGTTGTGGGGAACAGTGGGATTTTGCTTAAGGTTGAGTATGGAGATCTGATAGACAGCCACGAGATTGTGATCAGATTGAACAATGCCAGGACTGAAGGGTTTCAAAGGAATGTAGGATCCAAAACAAATATCTCCTTTGTGAACAGCAATATCCTGCATCTATGTGCTCGTAGAGAAGGCTGCTTCTGCCATCCCTATGGGGAAAAGGTTCCTATTGTTATGTACATTTGCCAGGCTGTGCATCTCATCGATTACACAATCTGCAACTCTTCTCACAAAGCTCCTTTGCTAATTACAGATGCTCGGTTTGATCTCTTGTGTGCTAGGATTGTGAAGTATTATTCTGCGAAACATTTTGTAGAGGAGATGGGGAAGCCTCTGGATGAATGGGCATCTGCCCATGATTCTCACTTGTTCCATTATTCTTCTGGTATGCAAGCTATCATGCTAGCATTAGGAATTTGTGATAGAATTAGTATCTTTGGATTTGGAAAGTCAGCACAAGCGAAGCACCATTATCATACCAATCAGAAGGCAGAACTTCATTTACATGATTATGAGGCAGAATATGCGTTTTACCACGATTTGATCCAGAGACCAGAGGTAATACCATTCCTCTCAGACAAGCTCAAGGTTCCTTCTGTGGTCATATATCATTAA